One Helianthus annuus cultivar XRQ/B chromosome 7, HanXRQr2.0-SUNRISE, whole genome shotgun sequence genomic region harbors:
- the LOC110868046 gene encoding NADH dehydrogenase [ubiquinone] iron-sulfur protein 1, mitochondrial: MGLGLLASRTLRSTSSKLLTTYPKSTILRTIVSTPDLHKPDAAAEPAAPEPDLPKRTPIAGARVHFPNPDDVIEVFVDGYPVKIPKGMTVLQACSVAGVDIPRFCYHDRLSIAGNCRMCLVEVEKSPKPVASCAMPALPGMKIKTDTPIAKKAREGVMEFLLMNHPLDCPICDQGGECDLQDQSMAFGSDRGRFTETKRSVVDKNLGPLVKTVMTRCIQCTRCVRFATEIAGVQDLGMLGRGSGEEIGTYVEKLMTSELSGNVIDICPVGALTSKPFAFKARNWELKGTETIDVTDAVGSNIRIDSRGPEVMRIVPRLNEDINEEWISDKTRFCYDGLKRQRLNDPMIRDNDGRFKPVSWHDALAVVAEVIHQVKPEEIVGVAGKLSDAESMMLLKDFLNKMGSNNVWCEGNGKNVNADLRSGYLLNSGISGLEKADCFLLVGTQPRVEAAMVNARIRKTVRATQAKVGYIGPPADFNYDHQHLGTGPETLVEIAEGRHSFSSALSAAKNPAIIIGAGIFEREDKDAIFSVVQSISAKNENLIRPDWNGVNVLLLNAAQAAALDLGLVPESDNSIESAKFVYLMGADDVDLDKVPKDAFVVYQGHHGDKGVYRANVILPGAAFSEKEGTYANTEGTAQQTVPAVPTVGDAREDWKIIRALSEVCGVKLPYDTISGVRSRIRTVAPNLLRVDEREPATFSGSVKPESSSKVSATPFGVTIDNFYMTDVITRASKIMAQCSALLKK; the protein is encoded by the exons ATGGGGTTAGGGTTACTAGCATCCAGAACTCTCCGATCCACATCCTCCAAACTCCTAACCACATACCCTAAATCCACCATCCTCCGCACCATCGTCTCAACACCGGACCTCCACAAACCGGACGCCGCCGCTGAACCCGCGGCACCTGAACCGGATCTCCCAAAGCGGACACCAATCGCCGGAGCTAGGGTTCATTTCCCCAATCCAGATGACGTCATAGAGGTTTTTGTTGATGGATATCCGGTGAAGATCCCGAAAGGTATGACTGTTCTGCAGGCTTGTTCGGTTGCCGGTGTTGATATCCCTAGGTTTTGTTATCATGATCGGTTGTCGATTGCTGGTAATTGCCGGATGTGTTTGGTGGAGGTTGAGAAGTCGCCGAAACCGGTTGCTTCTTGTGCAATGCCTGCACTTCCAG GGATGAAAATAAAGACCGACACACCAATAGCCAAAAAAGCTCGTGAAGGAGTCATGGAGTTCCTTCTAATGAATCATCCACTCGATTGCCCAATTTGCGATCAGGGTGGCGAATGTGATCTCCAAGATCAATCCATGGCCTTCGGATCCGACAGAGGCCGTTTCACCGAAACCAAAAGATCCGTTGTCGACAAAAATCTCGGCCCGTTGGTCAAAACCGTGATGACCCGGTGCATCCAGTGCACAAGATGCgttcggttcgcaaccgaaattGCCGGAGTTCAAGATCTTGGCATGTTAGGGCGTGGAAGCGGTGAAGAAATTGGCACGTATGTCGAAAAACTTATGACGAGTGAACTTTCAGGAAACGTAATCGATATTTGTCCCGTCGGTGCACTTACTTCAAAACCGTTTGCTTTCAAAGCTAGAAACTGGGAACTTAAAGGAACCGAGACAATAGATGTTACCGATGCTGTCGGTTCCAATATTCGTATAGATAGTAGGGGCCCGGAAGTCATGCGCATCGTACCACGCTTAAACGAG GACATTAATGAGGAGTGGATTTCGGACAAGACCCGATTTTGTTACGATGGTTTGAAGAGACAGCGGTTAAACGATCCCATGATTCGCGATAATGATGGGCGGTTTAAGCCGGTGAGCTGGCATGATGCGCTTGCGGTGGTGGCTGAGGTCATCCACCAAGTCAAACCCGAGGAAATTGTCGGAGTTGCTGGTAAATTAAGTGATGCAGAATCTATGATGTTGTTGAAAGATTTCTTGAACAAAATGGGGTCGAATAACGTTTGGTGTGAAGGAAATGGTAAGAACGTGAATGCGGATTTACGTTCGGGTTATCTTTTGAATAGCGGTATCAGTGGATTGGAAAAAGCCGACTGCTTTCTTCTAGTCGGTACCCAG CCACGGGTAGAAGCTGCTATGGTAAACGCTAGAATCCGCAAAACGGTTCGGGCCACTCAAGCTAAAGTCGGGTACATTGGCCCACCAGCTGATTTCAACTATGACCATCAGCATCTTGGCACGGGTCCCGAAACTCTTGTTGAAATAGCGGAGGGCCGTCACTCCTTCAGCTCCGCACTTTCAGCCGCCAAAAACCCGGCAATCATAATCGGTGCCGGGATCTTTGAGCGCGAAGATAAAGACGCCATTTTTTCCGTCGTTCAATCAATCTCCGCCAAAAACGAAAACCTAATCCGACCCGACTGGAATGGAGTTAATGTTCTGCTGTTAAATGCTGCCCAAGCTGCCGCCCTGGACCTCGGACTTGTGCCGGAATCCGACAACAGCATTGAATCGGCTAAATTTGTGTATTTGATGGGTGCCGATGATGTTGATCTTGATAAGGTTCCGAAGGATGCGTTTGTGGTGTATCAGGGGCACCACGGTGACAAGGGTGTGTACCGGGCTAACGTGATTCTTCCAGGAGCAGCGTTTAGTGAAAAAGAAGGGACGTATGCGAACACCGAAGGGACAGCTCAGCAAACCGTGCCAGCTGTCCCGACCGTCGGTGATGCAAGAGAAGATTGGAAGATAATCAGGGCTCTTTCCGAGGTTTGTGGGGTGAAGTTACCTTATGATACTATTAGCGGGGTCCGGTCGCGTATAAGAACCGTTGCGCCAAATCTGTTGCGTGTGGATGAGAGAGAGCCGGCTACGTTTTCTGGGTCGGTTAAACCGGAGAGCTCGAGCAAGGTGAGTGCGACGCCGTTTGGTGTTACGATTGATAACTTTTACATGACGGATGTGATCACGAGGGCGTCGAAGATAATGGCACAATGCAGTGCCTTGTTGAAGAAGTGA
- the LOC110868044 gene encoding DExH-box ATP-dependent RNA helicase DExH18, mitochondrial isoform X2 — protein MARNPATRLLRICSSQYNLSKVRFFQSYNPSFSLCNEIHHHSSQTHQSFSFFHPKTPKFILFSPLGLDSRVHNFNSRLYCTQESTDSPVLELVEDNNHNHNHNVKNKKKKDDDHDHDHDHDQVSASHVANVDPVELYRRLRDGPVARNLGVEQWEQLTEIFRCFAKSGWASNQALAIYIGASFFPTAAHNFRNFFFKKCDDEIVEHLLSLGAGSESERFLFPIFVEYCLEEFPDEIKKFRSMISSADLTKPETWFPFARAIKRKIIYHCGPTNSGKTYNALQRFMEAKKGIYCSPLRLLAMEVFDKVNSLGVYCSLLTGQEKKYVPFGNHTACTVEMVSTEELYEVAVIDEIQMMSDVYRGYAWTRALLGLQADEIHLCGDPSVLDIVRKICQETGDELIENHYERFKPLVVEAKTLLGDIRNVRSGDCVVAFSRREIFEVKLAIEKHTNHKCCVIYGALPPETRRHQANLFNEQGNEYDILVASDAVGMGLNLNIRRVVFYSLSKYNGDKIVPVPASQVKQIAGRAGRRGSIYPDGLTTTLHLDDLDYLIECLQKPFGEVRKVGLFPFYEQVELFAGQIANVTFSQLLQKFGENCRLDGSYFLCKHDHIKKVANMLEKVQGLSLEDRFNFCFAPVNIRDPKAMYHLLRFAQSYAQNVPVSLAMGMPKSSARNDTELLDLESKHQVVSMYLWLSNHFKEEKFPYVKKAEAMATDIAELLGQSLIKANWKPESRNQGKKSNDDEDGYQRPRSMVKLQERKRQEKDLKSVEKLETCES, from the exons ATGGCAAGAAACCCTGCAACTCGTCTTCTCCGCATATGTTCTTCACAATATAATCTTTCAAAGGTCAGATTTTTCCAATCTTACAATCCATCTTTTTCACTTTGCAatgaaattcatcatcattcctCACAAACCCACCAATCTTTTTCCTTTTTTCACCCGAAAACACCCAAATTTATTCTATTTTCCCCTTTAGGTTTAGACTCTAGGGTTCATAATTTCAATAGCAGATTGTATTGTACTCAAGAATCCACGGATTCTCCTGTGTTAGAACTTGTTGAAGataataatcataatcataatcataatgTTAAGAACAagaaaaagaaggatgatgatcatgatcaTGATCATGATCATGATCAAGTATCTGCATCACATGTTGCAAATGTTGATCCTGTAGAACTTTACCGTAGGCTTCGTGACGGTCCGGTTGCAAGAAATTTAGGTGTAGAGCAATGGGAACAACTTACAGAAATTTTCAGGTGTTTTGCGAAGTCGGGTTGGGCTTCGAATCAGGCGTTAGCCATATATATCGGTGCTTCGTTTTTCCCGACTGCTGCGCATAACTTTAGGAACTTTTTCTTTAAGAAATGTGACGATGAGATTGTCGAGCACTTGTTGTCGTTGGGTGCTGGTAGTGAGTCCGAGAGGTTTTTGTTTCCGATATTTGTTGAGTATTGTTTGGAAGAGTTTCCGGATGAGATTAAGAAGTTTAGGAGTATGATTTCGTCTGCGGATTTGACGAAACCCGAGACGTGGTTTCCGTTTGCTAGAGCGATTAAACGTAAGATCATATATCATTGTGGCCCAACGAATAGTGGTAAAACGTATAATGCGTTGCAAAGGTTTATGGAAGCGAAAAAGGGTATTTATTGTAGCCCGCTTCGGCTTTTGGCTATGGAGGTTTTCGATAAGGTGAACTCGTTAGGTGTGTATTGTAGTTTACTTACGGGTCAAGAAAAGAAGTATGTTCCGTTCGGGAATCACACTGCTTGCACGGTTGAAATGGTTTCTACCGAAGAGTTGTATGAGGTGGCGGTTATTGACGAGATTCAAATGATGTCGGATGTGTATAGAGGATACGCGTGGACCCGGGCTTTGCTCGGTTTGCAAGCCGACGAGATACATTTATGCGGGGATCCAAGTGTTTTGGATATCGTCAGAAAAATTTGTCAAGAAACCGGTGACGAGTTGATCGAAAACCATTATGAAAGATTCAAACCGTTAGTGGTCGAAGCTAAAACCTTGTTAGGCGACATACGAAACGTCCGTTCTGGTGATTGCGTTGTTGCGTTTTCGAGACGCGAGATTTTCGAGGTGAAGTTAGCTATCGAAAAGCACACGAATCATAAATGTTGTGTTATTTACGGTGCATTGCCACCTGAGACGCGTAGACACCAAGCTAACTTGTTTAACGAACAAGGTAACGAGTACGATATATTGGTTGCAAGTGATGCCGTAGGAATGGGATTAAACCTTAATATACGACGTGTGGTTTTCTATAGTCTTTCGAAGTACAACGGCGATAAAATTGTGCCCGTTCCCGCATCACAAGTGAAGCAAATCGCAGGTCGGGCCGGGCGTAGAGGAAGTATTTATCCTGACGGGCTTACAACCACTTTACATTTAGACGATTTAGACTATTTAATCGAATGCTTACAAAAACCGTTCGGTGAAGTTAGGAAAGTGGGCCTCTTCCCATTTTACGAGCAAGTCGAGTTATTCGCTGGACAAATCGCAAACGTTACGTTCTCCCAATTACTTCAAAAATTCGGTGAAAATTGCCGTTTGGACGGATCGTACTTTTTGTGTAAACACGATCATATAAAAAAGGTCGCTAACATGTTGGAGAAAGTTCAAGGACTCTCTCTTGAGGACCGGTTtaacttctgttttgctcccGTTAACATTCGGGATCCAAAGGCGATGTATCATTTGTTAAGATTTGCTCAGTCGTACGCTCAAAACGTGCCGGTTAGTTTAGCTATGGGGATGCCGAAGTCGTCTGCTAGAAACGATACGGAGTTGTTAGATCTCGAGAGTAAGCATCAAGTTGTATCAATGTATCTATGGCTGTCGAATCACTTCAAGGAGGAAAAGTTTCCATACGTCAAGAAAGCTGAGGCTATGGCGACCGACATTGCGGAGTTGTTAGGCCAATCGCTTATTAAAGCTAACTGGAAACCGGAGTCGAGAAATCAAGGGAAGAAGTCGAATGATGATGAGGATGGTTATCAGCGGCCTAGATCAATGGTTAAGCTGCAAGAACG GAAAAGGCAAGAAAAAGATTTAAAGTCTGTAGAGAAG CTGGAAACTTGTGAATCTTAA
- the LOC110868044 gene encoding DExH-box ATP-dependent RNA helicase DExH18, mitochondrial isoform X3 — MARNPATRLLRICSSQYNLSKVRFFQSYNPSFSLCNEIHHHSSQTHQSFSFFHPKTPKFILFSPLGLDSRVHNFNSRLYCTQESTDSPVLELVEDNNHNHNHNVKNKKKKDDDHDHDHDHDQVSASHVANVDPVELYRRLRDGPVARNLGVEQWEQLTEIFRCFAKSGWASNQALAIYIGASFFPTAAHNFRNFFFKKCDDEIVEHLLSLGAGSESERFLFPIFVEYCLEEFPDEIKKFRSMISSADLTKPETWFPFARAIKRKIIYHCGPTNSGKTYNALQRFMEAKKGIYCSPLRLLAMEVFDKVNSLGVYCSLLTGQEKKYVPFGNHTACTVEMVSTEELYEVAVIDEIQMMSDVYRGYAWTRALLGLQADEIHLCGDPSVLDIVRKICQETGDELIENHYERFKPLVVEAKTLLGDIRNVRSGDCVVAFSRREIFEVKLAIEKHTNHKCCVIYGALPPETRRHQANLFNEQGNEYDILVASDAVGMGLNLNIRRVVFYSLSKYNGDKIVPVPASQVKQIAGRAGRRGSIYPDGLTTTLHLDDLDYLIECLQKPFGEVRKVGLFPFYEQVELFAGQIANVTFSQLLQKFGENCRLDGSYFLCKHDHIKKVANMLEKVQGLSLEDRFNFCFAPVNIRDPKAMYHLLRFAQSYAQNVPVSLAMGMPKSSARNDTELLDLESKHQVVSMYLWLSNHFKEEKFPYVKKAEAMATDIAELLGQSLIKANWKPESRNQGKKSNDDEDGYQRPRSMVKLQERKRQEKDLKSVEKLGVT; from the exons ATGGCAAGAAACCCTGCAACTCGTCTTCTCCGCATATGTTCTTCACAATATAATCTTTCAAAGGTCAGATTTTTCCAATCTTACAATCCATCTTTTTCACTTTGCAatgaaattcatcatcattcctCACAAACCCACCAATCTTTTTCCTTTTTTCACCCGAAAACACCCAAATTTATTCTATTTTCCCCTTTAGGTTTAGACTCTAGGGTTCATAATTTCAATAGCAGATTGTATTGTACTCAAGAATCCACGGATTCTCCTGTGTTAGAACTTGTTGAAGataataatcataatcataatcataatgTTAAGAACAagaaaaagaaggatgatgatcatgatcaTGATCATGATCATGATCAAGTATCTGCATCACATGTTGCAAATGTTGATCCTGTAGAACTTTACCGTAGGCTTCGTGACGGTCCGGTTGCAAGAAATTTAGGTGTAGAGCAATGGGAACAACTTACAGAAATTTTCAGGTGTTTTGCGAAGTCGGGTTGGGCTTCGAATCAGGCGTTAGCCATATATATCGGTGCTTCGTTTTTCCCGACTGCTGCGCATAACTTTAGGAACTTTTTCTTTAAGAAATGTGACGATGAGATTGTCGAGCACTTGTTGTCGTTGGGTGCTGGTAGTGAGTCCGAGAGGTTTTTGTTTCCGATATTTGTTGAGTATTGTTTGGAAGAGTTTCCGGATGAGATTAAGAAGTTTAGGAGTATGATTTCGTCTGCGGATTTGACGAAACCCGAGACGTGGTTTCCGTTTGCTAGAGCGATTAAACGTAAGATCATATATCATTGTGGCCCAACGAATAGTGGTAAAACGTATAATGCGTTGCAAAGGTTTATGGAAGCGAAAAAGGGTATTTATTGTAGCCCGCTTCGGCTTTTGGCTATGGAGGTTTTCGATAAGGTGAACTCGTTAGGTGTGTATTGTAGTTTACTTACGGGTCAAGAAAAGAAGTATGTTCCGTTCGGGAATCACACTGCTTGCACGGTTGAAATGGTTTCTACCGAAGAGTTGTATGAGGTGGCGGTTATTGACGAGATTCAAATGATGTCGGATGTGTATAGAGGATACGCGTGGACCCGGGCTTTGCTCGGTTTGCAAGCCGACGAGATACATTTATGCGGGGATCCAAGTGTTTTGGATATCGTCAGAAAAATTTGTCAAGAAACCGGTGACGAGTTGATCGAAAACCATTATGAAAGATTCAAACCGTTAGTGGTCGAAGCTAAAACCTTGTTAGGCGACATACGAAACGTCCGTTCTGGTGATTGCGTTGTTGCGTTTTCGAGACGCGAGATTTTCGAGGTGAAGTTAGCTATCGAAAAGCACACGAATCATAAATGTTGTGTTATTTACGGTGCATTGCCACCTGAGACGCGTAGACACCAAGCTAACTTGTTTAACGAACAAGGTAACGAGTACGATATATTGGTTGCAAGTGATGCCGTAGGAATGGGATTAAACCTTAATATACGACGTGTGGTTTTCTATAGTCTTTCGAAGTACAACGGCGATAAAATTGTGCCCGTTCCCGCATCACAAGTGAAGCAAATCGCAGGTCGGGCCGGGCGTAGAGGAAGTATTTATCCTGACGGGCTTACAACCACTTTACATTTAGACGATTTAGACTATTTAATCGAATGCTTACAAAAACCGTTCGGTGAAGTTAGGAAAGTGGGCCTCTTCCCATTTTACGAGCAAGTCGAGTTATTCGCTGGACAAATCGCAAACGTTACGTTCTCCCAATTACTTCAAAAATTCGGTGAAAATTGCCGTTTGGACGGATCGTACTTTTTGTGTAAACACGATCATATAAAAAAGGTCGCTAACATGTTGGAGAAAGTTCAAGGACTCTCTCTTGAGGACCGGTTtaacttctgttttgctcccGTTAACATTCGGGATCCAAAGGCGATGTATCATTTGTTAAGATTTGCTCAGTCGTACGCTCAAAACGTGCCGGTTAGTTTAGCTATGGGGATGCCGAAGTCGTCTGCTAGAAACGATACGGAGTTGTTAGATCTCGAGAGTAAGCATCAAGTTGTATCAATGTATCTATGGCTGTCGAATCACTTCAAGGAGGAAAAGTTTCCATACGTCAAGAAAGCTGAGGCTATGGCGACCGACATTGCGGAGTTGTTAGGCCAATCGCTTATTAAAGCTAACTGGAAACCGGAGTCGAGAAATCAAGGGAAGAAGTCGAATGATGATGAGGATGGTTATCAGCGGCCTAGATCAATGGTTAAGCTGCAAGAACG GAAAAGGCAAGAAAAAGATTTAAAGTCTGTAGAGAAG TTAGGTGTTACCTGA
- the LOC110868044 gene encoding DExH-box ATP-dependent RNA helicase DExH18, mitochondrial isoform X1, with protein MARNPATRLLRICSSQYNLSKVRFFQSYNPSFSLCNEIHHHSSQTHQSFSFFHPKTPKFILFSPLGLDSRVHNFNSRLYCTQESTDSPVLELVEDNNHNHNHNVKNKKKKDDDHDHDHDHDQVSASHVANVDPVELYRRLRDGPVARNLGVEQWEQLTEIFRCFAKSGWASNQALAIYIGASFFPTAAHNFRNFFFKKCDDEIVEHLLSLGAGSESERFLFPIFVEYCLEEFPDEIKKFRSMISSADLTKPETWFPFARAIKRKIIYHCGPTNSGKTYNALQRFMEAKKGIYCSPLRLLAMEVFDKVNSLGVYCSLLTGQEKKYVPFGNHTACTVEMVSTEELYEVAVIDEIQMMSDVYRGYAWTRALLGLQADEIHLCGDPSVLDIVRKICQETGDELIENHYERFKPLVVEAKTLLGDIRNVRSGDCVVAFSRREIFEVKLAIEKHTNHKCCVIYGALPPETRRHQANLFNEQGNEYDILVASDAVGMGLNLNIRRVVFYSLSKYNGDKIVPVPASQVKQIAGRAGRRGSIYPDGLTTTLHLDDLDYLIECLQKPFGEVRKVGLFPFYEQVELFAGQIANVTFSQLLQKFGENCRLDGSYFLCKHDHIKKVANMLEKVQGLSLEDRFNFCFAPVNIRDPKAMYHLLRFAQSYAQNVPVSLAMGMPKSSARNDTELLDLESKHQVVSMYLWLSNHFKEEKFPYVKKAEAMATDIAELLGQSLIKANWKPESRNQGKKSNDDEDGYQRPRSMVKLQERKRQEKDLKSVEKVTSFQAAPF; from the exons ATGGCAAGAAACCCTGCAACTCGTCTTCTCCGCATATGTTCTTCACAATATAATCTTTCAAAGGTCAGATTTTTCCAATCTTACAATCCATCTTTTTCACTTTGCAatgaaattcatcatcattcctCACAAACCCACCAATCTTTTTCCTTTTTTCACCCGAAAACACCCAAATTTATTCTATTTTCCCCTTTAGGTTTAGACTCTAGGGTTCATAATTTCAATAGCAGATTGTATTGTACTCAAGAATCCACGGATTCTCCTGTGTTAGAACTTGTTGAAGataataatcataatcataatcataatgTTAAGAACAagaaaaagaaggatgatgatcatgatcaTGATCATGATCATGATCAAGTATCTGCATCACATGTTGCAAATGTTGATCCTGTAGAACTTTACCGTAGGCTTCGTGACGGTCCGGTTGCAAGAAATTTAGGTGTAGAGCAATGGGAACAACTTACAGAAATTTTCAGGTGTTTTGCGAAGTCGGGTTGGGCTTCGAATCAGGCGTTAGCCATATATATCGGTGCTTCGTTTTTCCCGACTGCTGCGCATAACTTTAGGAACTTTTTCTTTAAGAAATGTGACGATGAGATTGTCGAGCACTTGTTGTCGTTGGGTGCTGGTAGTGAGTCCGAGAGGTTTTTGTTTCCGATATTTGTTGAGTATTGTTTGGAAGAGTTTCCGGATGAGATTAAGAAGTTTAGGAGTATGATTTCGTCTGCGGATTTGACGAAACCCGAGACGTGGTTTCCGTTTGCTAGAGCGATTAAACGTAAGATCATATATCATTGTGGCCCAACGAATAGTGGTAAAACGTATAATGCGTTGCAAAGGTTTATGGAAGCGAAAAAGGGTATTTATTGTAGCCCGCTTCGGCTTTTGGCTATGGAGGTTTTCGATAAGGTGAACTCGTTAGGTGTGTATTGTAGTTTACTTACGGGTCAAGAAAAGAAGTATGTTCCGTTCGGGAATCACACTGCTTGCACGGTTGAAATGGTTTCTACCGAAGAGTTGTATGAGGTGGCGGTTATTGACGAGATTCAAATGATGTCGGATGTGTATAGAGGATACGCGTGGACCCGGGCTTTGCTCGGTTTGCAAGCCGACGAGATACATTTATGCGGGGATCCAAGTGTTTTGGATATCGTCAGAAAAATTTGTCAAGAAACCGGTGACGAGTTGATCGAAAACCATTATGAAAGATTCAAACCGTTAGTGGTCGAAGCTAAAACCTTGTTAGGCGACATACGAAACGTCCGTTCTGGTGATTGCGTTGTTGCGTTTTCGAGACGCGAGATTTTCGAGGTGAAGTTAGCTATCGAAAAGCACACGAATCATAAATGTTGTGTTATTTACGGTGCATTGCCACCTGAGACGCGTAGACACCAAGCTAACTTGTTTAACGAACAAGGTAACGAGTACGATATATTGGTTGCAAGTGATGCCGTAGGAATGGGATTAAACCTTAATATACGACGTGTGGTTTTCTATAGTCTTTCGAAGTACAACGGCGATAAAATTGTGCCCGTTCCCGCATCACAAGTGAAGCAAATCGCAGGTCGGGCCGGGCGTAGAGGAAGTATTTATCCTGACGGGCTTACAACCACTTTACATTTAGACGATTTAGACTATTTAATCGAATGCTTACAAAAACCGTTCGGTGAAGTTAGGAAAGTGGGCCTCTTCCCATTTTACGAGCAAGTCGAGTTATTCGCTGGACAAATCGCAAACGTTACGTTCTCCCAATTACTTCAAAAATTCGGTGAAAATTGCCGTTTGGACGGATCGTACTTTTTGTGTAAACACGATCATATAAAAAAGGTCGCTAACATGTTGGAGAAAGTTCAAGGACTCTCTCTTGAGGACCGGTTtaacttctgttttgctcccGTTAACATTCGGGATCCAAAGGCGATGTATCATTTGTTAAGATTTGCTCAGTCGTACGCTCAAAACGTGCCGGTTAGTTTAGCTATGGGGATGCCGAAGTCGTCTGCTAGAAACGATACGGAGTTGTTAGATCTCGAGAGTAAGCATCAAGTTGTATCAATGTATCTATGGCTGTCGAATCACTTCAAGGAGGAAAAGTTTCCATACGTCAAGAAAGCTGAGGCTATGGCGACCGACATTGCGGAGTTGTTAGGCCAATCGCTTATTAAAGCTAACTGGAAACCGGAGTCGAGAAATCAAGGGAAGAAGTCGAATGATGATGAGGATGGTTATCAGCGGCCTAGATCAATGGTTAAGCTGCAAGAACG GAAAAGGCAAGAAAAAGATTTAAAGTCTGTAGAGAAGGTGACAAGTTTTCAAGCAGCACCCTTTTAG